The sequence below is a genomic window from Patescibacteria group bacterium.
AAAAGACGAAGAGGAAGAAAAGACTGAAGAAAAAGAAGAAAAAAGAGAAGACAGTTTAAAATTAATACTGAAAGCCGATAACCTGGGCTCTCTGGAAGCAATTATGGAAAGCCTGAAAAAATATCAGCATGAAGAAGTAAGACTGGTTGTGGTTTACAGTGGTCTGGGCAATATCACCGAAGCTGATATGTTAAAAGCTGAAGCTACCGGCGCTATAGTCCGTGGTTTTAATGTTTCCGCCAATAAATCAGCAGAAAACCTGGCTCATGAAAAGGGAATGGAGTATAAAATTTATAAAGTTATTTACGAGCTTTTTGAAGAAATAAAATTAAAAATGGAAGAACTTTTAAAGCCCACAATAGAAGAAAAATTAATAGGACGTATGAAAGTTTTAGCTGTATTCCGGACAGAGAAAAAATTAATGATTGTTGGCGGGCGGGTAACTTACGGAAAATTTGAAACTGGCATGAAAGCTAAAGTTTTAAGAAACAAGGAGGAAATTGGACGAGGCAAAATTACAAAATTACAAATAGAAGACAAGGCAGTTAAAGAAGTAGAAAAAGGCCGAGAATGTGGTGTCACCTTTAAGGGTAAAGTAAAAATTGAGGAAAACGATACCATTGAGGTTTTTGAGGAGGAAAAAATATATAAAAAGATTAATATTAATAATGCCTAGTCGTCGTATAAAAAAAGTTAATGAACTTATACGTCAGGAATTATCTGATATAATCAGACAGGAAATTGAATGGCCTGAGGGTTGTTTAGTGACTGTAAAAAAGGCAGATACTGCGGCTGATTTAGAGGAGACAAAAATAGGGGTTTCTGTGCTACCGACTGAAAAAAGAGATAAAATTTTAAACTTACTCAAAAAGAATATTTATCAAATTCAGCAGAGTTTAAACCATAAATTAGTCATGAGGGTAGTGCCTAAGCTTGATTTTTATATTGATAAAAGTGAAGAAAAAGCCCAGCGCATAAACCATTTGCTTGACAAAGTAAGTAAAAAAAGATAATATTGCTTGTTAAGTAATATTTTAAAATGACTGAAATAAAACAAAATTTTAACAAGCTTAATCAGTTAATATTATCTTCAGAGAAAATATTAGTTTCTACTCATGAAAAACCCGACGGAGACGCTATTGGCTCTATGCTTTCTTTGGCTTATTATTTTGAAGATATTAAACAAGAATATCTTTGTTTTACCGAAAATGAAATTATTGATAATTTTTATTTCCTGCCGGGAGTAGAAAGAATAAAAAATGAAATTAAAGAAATTAATGATTTTGATCTGATTATTTTTGTTGATGTCGGTGATGTAAAAAGGGCTGATATTTTTTCTTACCTAAAAAAGGCTGATTTAAGACAAATAAAAATGGTTAATATAGACCATCATTATACGATTCTGGGTGATTATGCCTCTGATTTTGATTTAAATATTATTAATTTAGAAGTTTCCTCTGTTTCTGAAATTATATATTATTTTTTTGATTATATCGGAGCCGAAAATAATAAAGAAAAGGCCACTAATTTATTGACCGGCATACTAACAGATACGGGCTGTTTTTCTAATTTGGGTACTACGGTAAACTCTTTTTCAGTAGCGGCTAATCTTCTTAATAAAGGAGCTAATTTAAAAAAGATTTGTGATAAAACTATGAAAAAAAATAATATTATTACTTTCCGACTTTGGGGAAGAGCTTTATCAAGACTGAAAAAAAATAAAAAGACCGGCGTAGTCACTTCTATTATTACCCAAAAAGATCTAAAAGAATGCGGTGCTAGCTCGGACTCAACCGAAGGTATTAGTAATTTTTTAAATTCATTAGCTGAAGCCAAGTTCACTCTTTTGTTAAAAGAGGAAGAGGAGGGTCTGATTAAGGGCTCTCTGCGCACGACCAGAAATGATGTGGATGTTTCTAAGGTAGCGGCTCATTTTGGCGGCGGCGGCCACAAAAAAGCAGCCGGTTTTTCGGTTAAAGGTAAATTAGTCGAAACTAAGGATGGTTGGAAAATAAAATAAGTCTTTTTAATTTGATATTTAGACCCTAATAAGTTATAATAATTAAACCATTAATCCTTATTATTTATGAGTGATATAAAAGACCAAACCTTAATTCCGATGGTTGTGGAAAAATCAGCCCGCGGAGAAAGAGCTTATGATATTTATTCACGTCTTTTAAAAGAAAGAATAATATTTTTGGGTTCAGCCATTTCTGATCCCTTGGCTAATAATATTATCGCTCAGCTTTTGTTTTTAGAAAGCGAAGATAAAGATAAAGATATTAAACTCTATATAAATACCCCGGGCGGTTCAGTCACGGCTGGCATGGCTATTTATGACACTATGCAGTATGTTAAGCCTGACGTCACTACTATTTGTGTCGGCTTAGCGGCTTCTATGGGGGCAGTGCTTTTATCAGCTGGTAAAAAAGGTAAAAGATTGGCTCTACCTAATTCAGAAGTTCTACTGCATCAGGTTATGGGAGAAGCCGGCGGACAAGCTACTGATATTAAAATTAGAGCCGAGCATATTTTAAATATTAAAGAACGGCTTAACAAAATACTTTCTTCTCATACCGGCCAATCATTAAAAAAGATAGAAAAAGATACCGACCGCGATTTTTTTATGTCAGTTAGTGAGGCCAAAAAATATGGCTTGATTGATAAGATAATCAGGCGAAAATAATAAATAAAACAGCCTAATAATAAAGGGTTAAGGGGCTGTTTTTTGTTTGAAATAATAAGATATTGACTAATTTTTGCTCAAATCTTGCCAACTTATGAAATTTATGTTATTATTGTTTAAGCTAATTAATCAATAATTTCATGATAATTCATAAAATAATAAGAATCGCCAAAAAGGTGTTTTCAAAAGGGCAAGTTTTTGCTTTTTTTGTACTTGAATTTTATGGATTGAGGAACCAAACATATGACAACTTCAATTTGGATCATACTTTTAGCTGTCGGTATTCCAGGAGGTATTTTAGCCGGCTACTTTGCCCGCAAATTTTGGGCTATACGCGAATCCAGCACAGCCGAATCAAAGGCTAAAAAGTTAATTGATCAAGCAAAATCAAAACAAAAAGAAATCCTTATCAAAGCCAAGGATAAATCTCTTAAGGTAATTGATGAGGCTAAAAAAGAAGTCCAGGAAAGAAGGAGCGAAATTAAGCATCAACAAAACCGTCTTGAAAAAAGAGAGGCGCTTTTTGATCAGAAAATTCTTGATTTGGAAGATAAGCAGCAAAGATTGATTGATAAAGCCGGTAAGCTGGAAAAAATTAAAGGAAAAATACAGGAAATAAAAGATGAACAAATAGAAAAATTACAGAAGATTGCGGAACTTTCAAAAGACGAAGCTAAAAAAGTTTTGTTGGAAAATACTGAGAATAGGATGAAAGACGAAATTTTAGCTCGTATCAGAAAGTTACAAAGTCAAGGTCAGGAAAAATTAGAAAAAGAAGCTCATAATATTCTCTCGG
It includes:
- a CDS encoding DHH family phosphoesterase, which produces MTEIKQNFNKLNQLILSSEKILVSTHEKPDGDAIGSMLSLAYYFEDIKQEYLCFTENEIIDNFYFLPGVERIKNEIKEINDFDLIIFVDVGDVKRADIFSYLKKADLRQIKMVNIDHHYTILGDYASDFDLNIINLEVSSVSEIIYYFFDYIGAENNKEKATNLLTGILTDTGCFSNLGTTVNSFSVAANLLNKGANLKKICDKTMKKNNIITFRLWGRALSRLKKNKKTGVVTSIITQKDLKECGASSDSTEGISNFLNSLAEAKFTLLLKEEEEGLIKGSLRTTRNDVDVSKVAAHFGGGGHKKAAGFSVKGKLVETKDGWKIK
- the clpP gene encoding ATP-dependent Clp endopeptidase proteolytic subunit ClpP, translating into MSDIKDQTLIPMVVEKSARGERAYDIYSRLLKERIIFLGSAISDPLANNIIAQLLFLESEDKDKDIKLYINTPGGSVTAGMAIYDTMQYVKPDVTTICVGLAASMGAVLLSAGKKGKRLALPNSEVLLHQVMGEAGGQATDIKIRAEHILNIKERLNKILSSHTGQSLKKIEKDTDRDFFMSVSEAKKYGLIDKIIRRK
- the rbfA gene encoding 30S ribosome-binding factor RbfA, which encodes MPSRRIKKVNELIRQELSDIIRQEIEWPEGCLVTVKKADTAADLEETKIGVSVLPTEKRDKILNLLKKNIYQIQQSLNHKLVMRVVPKLDFYIDKSEEKAQRINHLLDKVSKKR